A genome region from Eremothecium gossypii ATCC 10895 chromosome VII, complete sequence includes the following:
- a CDS encoding amino acid permease (Syntenic homolog of Saccharomyces cerevisiae YBR069C (TAT1)) → MQDMTSSISSSKKDESYVKVSPNTVGSGDERRTGIMRGFIDSFRRGRDVDLMCKADAEDGTTAKMKKTIKTRHLLMITLGTGIGTGLLVGNGSALAKAGPAGLILGYVVSSAMLYLIVEAAGELGICYSGMTGNYTAYSSLLVDPAMGFSVSWVYCIQWMTVFPLQLVTAAMIIQYWTDINPDIFVAIIYAVIVFINLFGAKGYAEAEFFFNLCKVLMIIGFVILGVVINCGGAGTSGYIGDKYWHEPRPFMNGFKGLCFVFCYAAFAYGGIEVMVLSASEQENPRKSISSACKKVIYRIVLIYLLTTVIVCFLVPADHPSLASEGSRASPLVIAVSFHGVKIVPHIINAVILIAVVSVGNSSLYSAPRLLLSLAEQGYAPKIFTYIDRQGRPLPAFFVAMVFGLLAFLAASPAQDDVFGWLLAISGLSQMFIWMSICISHIRFRDAMKAQGRSMGEVGYKARTGYWGSWIAVVTAFLILIAQFWVAISPVETKGVDARSFFQSYLAFPILLLAYFGYKIYHKDWRICIPASEVDLISHRQVFDEDELKQEDLEWKLKLKSSPIWVRIYHFWC, encoded by the coding sequence ATGCAAGATATGACCTCCTCGATATCTTCTTCCAAGAAGGACGAGAGCTACGTGAAGGTCAGCCCCAATACCGTGGGGTCTGGCGATGAGCGGCGCACCGGCATAATGCGGGGTTTCATAGACTCGTtccgccgcgggcgcgaTGTTGACTTAATGTGCAAGGCTGACGCGGAGGATGGCACGACCGCGAAAATGAAGAAGACGATTAAGACCAGGCATCTATTGATGATTACACTTGGAACGGGTATCGGAACGGGTTTGCTTGTGGGCAATGGTTCTGCTCTAGCAAAGGCTGGGCCTGCGGGTTTGATTCTAGGATACGTAGTGTCCTCTGCGATGTTGTACTTGATTGTCGAGGCCGCTGGTGAGCTAGGTATTTGCTACTCTGGGATGACTGGTAACTACACTGCATACTCGTCGCTTCTCGTGGACCCCGCTATGGGATTCTCCGTCTCATGGGTTTACTGTATTCAGTGGATGACAGTCTTCCCGCTACAGTTGGTTACCGCTGCTATGATCATTCAATACTGGACGGACATAAATCCTGATATCTTTGTTGCGATTATCTATGCAGTCATCGTGTTCATCAATTTGTTCGGTGCGAAAGGATATGCGGAAGCAGAGTTCTTCTTCAACTTGTGCAAAGTTCTGATGATTATTGGTTTCGTGATCCTAGGTGTCGTCATTAACTGTGGCGGTGCCGGTACCTCCGGATACATCGGTGACAAGTACTGGCACGAACCTCGTCCGTTTATGAACGGTTTCAAGGGTTTATGCTTTGTCTTTTGCTACGCTGCATTTGCATACGGTGGTATTGAAGTGATGGTTCTAAGTGCATCTGAACAAGAGAACCCTAGGAAATCCATCTCCAGTGCGTGCAAAAAAGTCATCTACCGTATTGTCCTCATCTACCTATTGACCACTGTAATTGTGTGCTTTTTGGTGCCTGCAGACCATCCAAGTTTGGCGTCTGAGGGCAGTCGCGCTTCTCCATTAGTCATTGCCGTCTCCTTCCATGGTGTGAAGATTGTTCCACATATTATCAATGCTGTCATCTTAATTGCTGTCGTCTCTGTTGGAAACTCCTCTCTATACTCCGCACCAAGACTATTGCTTTCTTTGGCGGAGCAGGGCTACGCTCCAAAGATATTCACATACATCGACAGGCAAGGTAGACCATTGCCAGCCTTCTTTGTTGCCATGGTATTCGGTCTTTTGGCCTTCTTGGCCGCTTCGCCAGCTCAGGACGACGTCTTCGGATGGTTGTTGGCTATCTCTGGTCTTTCGCAGATGTTTATCTGGATGTCGATCTGTATCTCGCACATTCGCTTCCGTGATGCCATGAAGGCACAGGGGCGTTCCATGGGTGAGGTTGGTTACAAGGCCAGAACTGGCTACTGGGGCTCGTGGATAGCTGTCGTCACTGCTTTCCTCATCCTAATCGCCCAGTTCTGGGTCGCCATCTCTCCTGTCGAGACGAAAGGCGTCGACGCTCGCTCCTTCTTCCAGAGCTACCTAGCGTTCCCCATTCTACTATTGGCCTACTTCGGTTACAAAATCTACCATAAAGACTGGCGTATCTGCATTCCAGCTTCGGAGGTCGACTTAATTTCGCACAGACAAGTCTTCGATGAGGACGAGCTAAAGCAAGAAGACCTAGAGTGGAAACTAAAACTAAAGAGCTCGCCAATTTGGGTTAGAATATACCACTTCTGGTGTTGA
- a CDS encoding AGR041Cp (Syntenic homolog of Saccharomyces cerevisiae YBR063C): MLPAPVFQTIRAAAVAPALLLPATRALSSACTPRSWLSRLLYPPGRPGASSYRDNNSSGGNQCLLPIRSNAELNDALLISHSAPLLLNFTFRGVPQADALTGAANRIVLLETDKRINIADVEADFADTREGMLRFGVNSLPTLVAVRKTLPVDYYTLSEDELAEVNWLRLKAWIERNADDW; this comes from the coding sequence ATGTTGCCTGCTCCGGTCTTCCAAACCAtccgcgccgctgccgtCGCGCCCGCGTTATTGCTGCCGGCCACCCGTGCACTGTCATCTGCATGCACACCTCGTTCCTGGCTCTCGCGGCTACTCTATCCTCCGGGCCGCCCGGGCGCGTCTTCTTACCGAGACAACAACAGCAGTGGGGGAAACCAGTGCCTGTTGCCAATCCGCTCCAACGCAGAACTCAACGATGCGCTGCTTATTAGTCACTccgcgccgctgctccTGAATTTCACCTTCCGCGGCGTGCCGCAAGCGGATGCCCTTACGGGTGCCGCTAACCGCATTGTTCTGCTCGAGACTGACAAACGCATCAACATCGCAGACGTCGAGGCGGACTTTGCAGACACCCGTGAGGGCATGTTGCGTTTTGGGGTCAATTCCCTGCCTACGCTTGTTGCAGTCCGCAAGACACTTCCTGTGGACTACTACACGCTGTCTGAAGATGAGCTTGCCGAAGTCAACTGGCTACGCCTCAAGGCCTGGATCGAGCGTAATGCCGACGACTGGTAA
- the SLX4 gene encoding Slx4p (Syntenic homolog of Saccharomyces cerevisiae YLR135W (SLX4)), with amino-acid sequence MDLRRAERNLKILGDANSDEDMPVAHSVEETQGQALFSESDEADAEEDAAESPQSGVGGRTTTAESGGEEHREQVFLSTQVQGRIDEFEATEGARRQFRQLVTGFTYAQEDGEANAGGRTAKRVPKVRRTRRNNTKVRSLTEFNTENFERLRKEDRARSLLTMLSGKTQKVNNLLRGLQQERSRERAFHGCSVYNEGEWREIVRLLHERLPKATRSDVACIKSYVYGDGLDETPWCASHARPPDCPAQSQERQGTCGPGDDELRIFTLSQLLEDQSASEDVIPDSMDAGDAVSLGSPQPQAGLSQHSFCPDSTATSPLRPPATPLTRAPASPLPVRVYTAPASPLDYIPDSEDDPYVLQGPSQARSPPSLLEVRRTLKNIGVRPGRSAAAVRKAAAAVARIEAASDAASLGTASDADRRSALFLRMTALVRRSPRLLAHIYCLRPVALDDLRAVLEADDDFIALLDDSLIRQWADFTGICVKNDTSDSQRPPQPLESQ; translated from the coding sequence ATGGACTTGAGGAGGGCCGAGCGTAATCTCAAGATACTTGGCGATGCGAACTCGGACGAGGACATGCCTGTGGCGCACAGCGTCGAAGAAACACAGGGGCAAGCACTTTTCAGCGAGTCCGATGAGGCCGATGCCGAGGAAGACGCGGCGGAGAGCCCGCAGTCAGGCGTCGGCGGCAGGACCACCACGGCCGAGAGTGGCGGAGAGGAGCATAGGGAGCAGGTATTCCTATCCACGCAGGTGCAGGGGCGCATAGATGAGTTTGAGGCGACAGAGGGCGCTCGGCGGCAGTTCCGGCAGTTGGTGACGGGCTTCACATACGCACAAGAAGACGGCGAGGCGAACGCGGGCGGACGCACAGCCAAACGGGTTCCGAAGGTGCGACGCACGCGGCGCAACAACACCAAGGTCCGCAGCCTGACGGAGTTCAACACAGAAAACTTCGAGCGGCTGCGAAAGGAAGACCGGGCGCGCAGCCTGCTGACCATGCTGTCGGGAAAGACGCAGAAGGTAAACAACCTGCTGCGGGGTCTGCAACAAGAGCGCTCCAGGGAGCGCGCGTTCCATGGGTGCTCGGTCTACAATGAGGGGGAGTGGCGCGAGATCGTGCGCCTGCTCCACGAGCGGCTGCCCAAGGCCACGCGCTCGGACGTCGCCTGCATCAAGAGCTACGTCTACGGCGACGGGCTGGACGAAACCCCCTGGTGCGCCTCCCATGCACGCCCCCCGGACTGCCCCGCGCAGTCGCAGGAACGCCAGGGCACGTGCGGGCCGGGCGACGACGAGCTGCGCATCTTCACGCTctcgcagctgctggaggacCAGTCCGCGTCCGAAGATGTCATCCCCGATAGCATGGATGCGGGCGACGCGGTCAGCCTGGGCTCCCCGCAGCCCCAGGCAGGCCTCTCGCAGCACAGCTTCTGCCCAGATTCCACCGCAACGTCGCCCCTGCGCCCGCCCGCTACCCCCTTgacgcgcgcgcccgcctccCCACTCCCCGTCCGCGTGTACaccgcgcccgcctccCCGCTTGACTACATTCCCGACAGCGAGGATGACCCCTACGTCCTCCAGGGCCCCAGCCAGGCCCGCAGCCCGCCCTCCCTGCTGGAGGTCAGACGCACGCTCAAAAATATAGGGGTGCGCCCGGGCCGCTCAGCCGCTGCCGTCCGAAAAGCCGCTGCGGCCGTCGCCCGCATTGAGGCCGCCTCCGACGCCGCCAGTCTCGGCACGGCTTCCGACGCCGACCGTCGCTCCGCCCTTTTTCTACGAATGACTGCGCTTGTCCGTCGCAGTCCGCGCCTGCTGGCACACATCTACTGTCTGCGGCCTGTCGCGCTTGACGACCTCCGCGCGGTCCTCGAGGCAGACGATGACTTCATTGCCCTTCTGGACGACTCACTTATCCGCCAGTGGGCTGACTTCACCGGGATCTGCGTGAAAAACGATACCTCGGATTCACAACGTCCCCCGCAGCCACTGGAATCCCAGTGA